DNA from Maniola hyperantus chromosome 28, iAphHyp1.2, whole genome shotgun sequence:
AATCAAATTGTCTTTGTTCATTGTTATGTTTGTTTTGGATCACTGGATAGACTTTCTCTTCTTGTGATTTCCAGTGAttagtgattttgtaaaagtaTCTTACCATTATCTTACACACAAGCTATTGATTTGTGGTCACGATGATTTAATATTACACATAACCTCAAATATCCTGAAAATCGAATTTGATTAAaacttgaaataaaatgaagtgtTGCGTGCCTTCCTGTGGGATCACAGGCGATAATTACCCGCCTACTGTCGTCAATAATAGAGAGCAGGTTACTTTTCATGAGTAAGTATTACCACGGACTCTACAGAGTAAGGATAGTATGCTATTACCtaccagaggttcgacgaagcctaGAGCTACAGCAACCGCGCGTAAAGGGTGCAACCCAGGACGGTTCCAGTAATATGGCAGAATCATGGTAGATTCGTTGTGGTCGTATTTCACCACAAGATCAAAGAGGTCAGAGTACTGTATCTTTCCTTAAACTGTAGTGTTACATTTGTTTTGAATATAAGTATTAAAATTGGGACATGGGGTCCCTTCTGGACAAGGGTTGCAGCAGACAGAGTCTAATGGCGAAAgttggaggaggcctatgcCACTAGGCACACTGAATTAAGAGACATTATTTAGAAACAAAAATTCCAAAGTTTATATTCTACCTATAAATATAGCTACTTAGTTTTATTGTACTAATTATCTATATTTAAGGTTACTGTATTTGTTAGGTTAAGTTCAGAAataaaaggctattttatttcttttttattaaaattgtttgatgatatcatgaggaaatctgcgtACTTAcaagttctctataatattctcaataGTGTGAGAAATGGTAGGTGAAACTTTAATTTCCCAGGATgcaaaatagcctatgtccattccGGGATGGACCAAATTTCATCTcattctctgtaccaaatttcataaagaTTGATTAAACAGAGAGGATTTTAAGAtttcgcgggaactctttaattttctttgttAAACAGTCGTTCATGtccatccctgggatgcaagctatctctgtaccaaatattgtcaaaattggttcgatggatgggccatgaaaagttaGTAGACATGGcattttggcatttataatacagtagaaactcgattatccggccctcggttatacggtttcacgattatccggactaccaaccgaaaattgatCGGCAGAGTGCGAggtagactcgcgcaccgagggtcccaTACACAGGTATTTTTTCcaccattttgtacgataaatccaaaactattatgcataaaaataaatcaaaatctgttttagaatgtacaggcaaatcCCTTTCCTATGAtattccacttggtatagttagtttactttgaaaattgaaaatactattatagtgaactacataattagcacaaaacccgcttttcttcatacattcgattatccggattttcgattatccgaatccctaacgacaacaattagtccggttaatcgagtttccactgttttattattttattattgtaaactgatttatactttttttttttgtgattttacttttgtaatgacattcaaaaagtgtactccgtgtgtacttactttgaataaaatatttgattttgatgattttgttttttttaaaatatggaTTACATATTACAGGTTTCCTACTATACTGTGGCTCAGGAAGGCCTGGCTGTTAGCGATTGGTATACAGGAATGCTTCTTGCCACAAGGGGCTGTGGTTTGCTCGCGACATTTCGAGAAAAATGATTTCAGTAACGCTCCGAGTATCATTGTGAGGCTCAGGAAGAACTCTGTCCCGTCAGTATTCAAAGAACCAAACTGTGAAACGTCCACTATTgaggtaagtaattttttgcAGCAAAATAGTACATTACCGTAGTTACCGTGTCGTAACGCCGACCACCCACAGAGCCAGCAGTTCTGAAGACAATGGACATGCTTACGCTGCAATTTGAACCGCATTGAAACAATAGGAAAGGAGGCCAGTCGAAGTTGTCCGCGCTATCCTTTCATATCAATGTTAGGATTATATTTTacgtaattttgaatttttatattttactagctgatctgtaagaaccatcctcgtacttcaaggaatattataaagaaagaatgagcgaaatcggttcagctgttctcgagatttgcgatgaccaacacatttagtgattcatttttatattatagattatttttattattgtgaagttaaaattaaatttttaaagtctaaCCCGTCGCCATTTTAGACGaggggtaggtacgacaatagtgcaacgggtggggtttgaactgcctaCCTTTCGGATTACAGTCCgcgccttaaccgttgagctattgaggctctacaaTGAAGCAATTTACAGCTGAGTAATATCGGAAGGACGAGGAGCTAAGCATTTCCAAAGTCATTTGAAAAAATCAAACCATCCttaaaaaaatccatactaatattataaatgcgaaagtgtctctgtctgtctagctagcttttcacagctcaaccgtttaaccgattttgacgaaatttggtacagagatagcttgcatcccggggaaggacataggctactttttatgccggaaaatctaagagttcccacaggatttttaaaaactaaatcctcgcggacgaagttgtgggcatcatctattaatttttagggttccgtacctcaaaaagagaaaaaaaacctttataggatcacttcgttccctgtctgtcgtgtctgtcaagaaacctacagggtcagTTTTCAAAAGTGTTCATGAGaacaaatagtattttcaactttaaaataagattactatactaaatgggatattatatgaaagggcctgtacattcttaaacagatttttatttattttaatgcataatagttattgatttgtcgtttagaatgtcgaaaaaatacgactgtagtacagaaccctcagtgcgcgagtctgactcgcacttggccggttttcataACTTTATCTTGTTTTGCAGTTCTGCCTGATATGCCTAGACACCAGTGCCAGCAAACTGTTTCTGTTGAACCAGAACAGTAATTTAGCGCGAGCTTACTCTAACATAACAGGACATGATGTAAGTTGTTGATGTGTTAAACATGATAATAAAGTAATCAAATTCATAATCCacactaatagtataaatgcgaaagtgtgtctaactgtctgtctgctagcttttcacggcccagctgttcaaccgattttggtgaaatttggcacagagttagcttatatcccgggcaagcacatatgctactttttatcccagaaaattaaagagttcccacgggatggaaagtgatgatgtggcctatgAGACatgtttacctagaagatgcctattcactcttgttttaaagatacccgggtcgGTCGATACAAGCAAGCAGGGAAATATTTCTGCATAAGCAGTAATATCTCTTCATTGTATCTTTGCAATcaattaagttaaaatttagATTGCAATTTAGGCTACAATGGGGCTGGTATGCCTGTGTCGGACAAAATTTCcatagaaaatgaaaaaaaaattatggtgcTCTATAGATTTTTTAGGAAATCACGCACATTGTGAATTTAAAGTGATTTATAAGTATAACTGTATTCTTGCTTCAGGTAAGCGTTATTCGTGATCATATCAACACTGAGCCAAAGTTGTGTCTAGAGTGTGCTCAAAGGTTGACCAACTGTGTGACATTCAAAGATAAGACGTTGAGAGCACACTCTATATTGATACAGTTGCTGCAAAAGGATAAAATTGTGAGTATTTGCCTCACCACAGATATTTaactttgatatttttaaatatttagtggACAACTATTAGAAATTGGCAGTTTCATTTGAATTCAAACCCTTACGGCGCTTgtgcactgcacttccgtcatccgagtactatccgtcatccgtgagaataccagcgattatctacgacataatatgtcataagctcccatccatactttccatactaatattatatatgcgaaagtgtgtctgtgtctgctagcttttcacggcccaacattgtaaccgatttttatgaaatttggtattgagttagcttacattccggggaaggacataggctactttttatcggggaaaataaaagagttcccacggggtttcaaaaacctaaatccatgcgtacgaagtcgtggacatcagctagtacaaaaaaggaacgtattttcacggactcggattggatgagtgctactattatttattatattttgaaacGAAATCCttctcaaatattttattttaatttttttgtgattaaaaTCTTTTGCTACAATTAAACGAGTTTATTATTAGTGAAACCTACAATGTATTTTTCtctattttttctgtaaaatgtaCAAACATGAGatcatttttgttttaattttttcagaTAACATCGCAAAGTTTAAATTCAGTTGACAGATTGGAAAACCTTCTCATATCTAATTTAGGTAAACTCGCTTACGAACCTGACCACTGTGACCTCTATGTGATCGAAGAAGACAATAATACAGAAATAGAAAACATAGTATATTACCCAGAAGTAAATATTGAAAACCTAAAAAGTAAAGATGAAACTATGTCTAACTGTAGTGAAACAGATTGTGAAGTAAAGGAATTAGATAATATTCATAATGAAATTCAAGCAATtaatagtaatattaataaagaTCACAAGTTAAATAATAGTGATAACAAAAATATCATTACAAAAAATTCAAGTCAAGCTAGAAATAATgacaaaaaatataagtatgatGTGATCATTAATCCTGTAACAAGCAATAATTGTAAAGTTGAAAATGATAAGGCCGATGTATTTATAATTAGTGACGGtgatgatgaaatgaaatgTCTAGATAGTGATATCGATGATGGTATTAAACATGATATGGGTGATGATATTGATGATATTAACGATGATATTGACATAGATGAAGATTATGATAATGACGAACATGCAAATGACAGCCACAGCAGTGATAGATTAACtaacaaaataaaagtttgtaatAATTTCGAAAATAGAGTTAGCCTAAACAATCTCATATTTGTAAAATACACTAAACCTATCACACATGATGATTTAGATCATGGTACTGATGAACTGTTAAATGGAAACTATAGCTATgataaattatcaaaaaaattgaaaattgacaATAACTCAGAGAATAGAGTTAGTCTAGATAATGTCATATTTGTTAAAGACACAAGACCCATTATTCAACACAAAGATTTTATATCTAGAAAAAATAACACAAATCAAAATCTCAATAGGGTATATGGAACCAATAATCATAATGGAGATAAAATTATGTTAGAAGAGATAAATGATGATAGTTGTGAATATAAAAATGGATCCAATGTTAAAAACTGTGGAAAGTCGAATAAGAAAAGACTTCCTCGGGTTCGCGCACCACGAAAACGTCGTTTGCGTCGTAAAAGAGATAAAAAACCTCCAACATATGTTCCAAGACCCAAAACGCGAGATTGTAAAGAAAAGGACTTAAAATCGTTCACAAGGACTTGGTTAACTTATGAAGAACAGATAGCTGATATACAAAAAAGGAAAAACTCTGTGCACTATAAAAGGTCTGCATACAAATGTGAAATTTGCTTTAAAGGAAGCTGGCAACTCTCTACTTACAATCGACATATGGATAAACATACTGATGTAagttatacttaactagctgtCGCAGGGACTTATTGGTAGAACAAGACCTACAATGATGCTCAAAAAGCAtctctacctatattatatataccaaagtgtgttggtttgtccttcaatctcgcTGCAACAAAGTAACGAATTGAAGTAATTCTGGTAGTAATTACTTAAAGGTTTGCAGATACAATTCAGAACACTCACCCATCTCAGAGCTTGAATTTTGGTCAATTTGAGACTACATCACGAGTCGTGTTTTGATGCGCTTAGCGTTTTCTGTGATTTATCCAAGCCTTTtaaatgtgttgatcatgaaacattcgTCAGGAACTTGTACTATTATGTAGTACTAGGGTACTTCCTACTAGGTCaacacctagaatcatgaaatttggcaggtagttagatcttatagctgctttaggggaaaaatctgaaaaccgtgaatttgtggttacatcacacaaaaaaaattatattgtggtcatgaactagtaattagtattttacttATTGTTAGGGAAATATTTAATATTCTggtgtataattttttattttattttattggagtATGTATGTCAATGTGTTTGCGATGGTCCCTAATTCTATATGATcccataatttatttatatggaacaagtttttttttagaaatatggTAAATTTGAGTGTGCAATATGCGGGATCCACTACAACACTCGTAATCGACTCCATTTA
Protein-coding regions in this window:
- the LOC138404411 gene encoding zinc finger and BTB domain-containing protein 41-like isoform X1: MKCCVPSCGITGDNYPPTVVNNREQVTFHEFPTILWLRKAWLLAIGIQECFLPQGAVVCSRHFEKNDFSNAPSIIVRLRKNSVPSVFKEPNCETSTIEFCLICLDTSASKLFLLNQNSNLARAYSNITGHDVSVIRDHINTEPKLCLECAQRLTNCVTFKDKTLRAHSILIQLLQKDKIITSQSLNSVDRLENLLISNLGKLAYEPDHCDLYVIEEDNNTEIENIVYYPEVNIENLKSKDETMSNCSETDCEVKELDNIHNEIQAINSNINKDHKLNNSDNKNIITKNSSQARNNDKKYKYDVIINPVTSNNCKVENDKADVFIISDGDDEMKCLDSDIDDGIKHDMGDDIDDINDDIDIDEDYDNDEHANDSHSSDRLTNKIKVCNNFENRVSLNNLIFVKYTKPITHDDLDHGTDELLNGNYSYDKLSKKLKIDNNSENRVSLDNVIFVKDTRPIIQHKDFISRKNNTNQNLNRVYGTNNHNGDKIMLEEINDDSCEYKNGSNVKNCGKSNKKRLPRVRAPRKRRLRRKRDKKPPTYVPRPKTRDCKEKDLKSFTRTWLTYEEQIADIQKRKNSVHYKRSAYKCEICFKGSWQLSTYNRHMDKHTDKYGKFECAICGIHYNTRNRLHLHIISTHSERYSCKLCKFTVNTRYVAQCHANWHSGKSFQCSHCGMLFSKRSSYLTHVRLKHPSDCVCPLCGFSFVSTKGVRFHISLRHRFEDIHNLSGPSCEECNIRFASETAYQQHMEVSPKHAVSG
- the LOC138404411 gene encoding GRIP and coiled-coil domain-containing protein-like isoform X2, translated to MKCCVPSCGITGDNYPPTVVNNREQVTFHEFPTILWLRKAWLLAIGIQECFLPQGAVVCSRHFEKNDFSNAPSIIVRLRKNSVPSVFKEPNCETSTIEFCLICLDTSASKLFLLNQNSNLARAYSNITGHDVSVIRDHINTEPKLCLECAQRLTNCVTFKDKTLRAHSILIQLLQKDKIITSQSLNSVDRLENLLISNLGKLAYEPDHCDLYVIEEDNNTEIENIVYYPEVNIENLKSKDETMSNCSETDCEVKELDNIHNEIQAINSNINKDHKLNNSDNKNIITKNSSQARNNDKKYKYDVIINPVTSNNCKVENDKADVFIISDGDDEMKCLDSDIDDGIKHDMGDDIDDINDDIDIDEDYDNDEHANDSHSSDRLTNKIKVCNNFENRVSLNNLIFVKYTKPITHDDLDHGTDELLNGNYSYDKLSKKLKIDNNSENRVSLDNVIFVKDTRPIIQHKDFISRKNNTNQNLNRVYGTNNHNGDKIMLEEINDDSCEYKNGSNVKNCGKSNKKRLPRVRAPRKRRLRRKRDKKPPTYVPRPKTRDCKEKDLKSFTRTWLTYEEQIADIQKRKNSVHYKRSAYKCEICFKGSWQLSTYNRHMDKHTDVCGAMPRELAQRQIIPMLTLRDVIQ